A part of Cryomorphaceae bacterium genomic DNA contains:
- a CDS encoding arginine--tRNA ligase: HLGHLRNIFLGDSVASLLEAAGHSVKRVQIINDRGIHICKSMVAWKRFGNGETPESSGLKGDKLVGKYYVAYDKHYKAEVESAVQNGVPKEQAEKEAPILREAQEMLRAWEQKDPEVYALWEKMNGWVYDGFDVTYQSLGVAFDKLYYESETYLFGKEEVERGLSKDIFYRKEDGSVWVNLEDVGLDHKLLLRSDGTAVYMTQDIGTAIQRTIDFPEMSQMVYTVGNEQEYHFKVLFAVLAKLGYPWASQCHHLSYGMVELPEGKMKSREGTVVDADDLVEGMTDTAREISEELGKLEELTQQDREQLYSQIGGAALKYFLLKVDARKNMLFNPRESIDFNGNTGPFIQYAHARISSLLRKAADVERVSSDNLQLSESEQSLALKLDRFPVVVEESAVKYSPAELANYLYDLVKDFNSFYQSMPVLKEEDVALRTFRLELTEACGKVIRTGLRMLGIAAPERM, encoded by the coding sequence TGCAAATCAATGGTGGCCTGGAAGCGGTTTGGCAACGGCGAAACCCCGGAAAGCAGCGGCCTCAAAGGCGATAAGCTGGTTGGGAAGTATTACGTGGCATACGACAAGCATTACAAAGCTGAGGTAGAATCCGCCGTTCAGAATGGGGTACCCAAAGAGCAGGCCGAAAAGGAGGCCCCCATTTTACGCGAAGCCCAGGAAATGCTTCGCGCATGGGAGCAGAAAGACCCTGAAGTGTATGCTCTGTGGGAGAAAATGAATGGTTGGGTGTATGATGGATTTGACGTTACTTACCAAAGTCTCGGCGTTGCCTTCGACAAGCTCTACTACGAATCAGAAACCTACCTTTTTGGCAAAGAAGAAGTAGAGCGCGGTCTCTCCAAAGATATTTTCTACCGAAAAGAAGACGGCTCTGTTTGGGTAAACCTTGAAGATGTGGGCCTTGACCACAAATTATTGCTTCGCTCCGACGGCACGGCGGTGTACATGACCCAGGATATCGGAACGGCCATTCAGCGCACCATTGATTTTCCGGAAATGTCTCAAATGGTGTACACTGTGGGCAATGAACAAGAGTATCACTTCAAGGTGCTGTTTGCGGTTCTTGCAAAACTGGGCTACCCCTGGGCTTCGCAATGCCACCATCTGAGTTATGGGATGGTGGAGCTTCCCGAGGGCAAAATGAAGTCGCGCGAAGGAACCGTAGTGGACGCCGATGATTTGGTTGAAGGCATGACAGATACGGCTCGAGAGATTTCCGAAGAACTCGGCAAACTCGAAGAGCTCACACAGCAGGACCGCGAGCAACTGTACAGCCAAATCGGAGGTGCGGCGTTGAAATACTTCCTTCTGAAGGTAGATGCCCGTAAAAACATGCTTTTCAACCCCAGAGAGTCCATTGATTTTAACGGGAATACAGGCCCTTTTATTCAGTATGCGCACGCCAGGATTTCCTCGCTCTTGCGCAAAGCTGCAGATGTTGAGCGTGTTTCATCCGACAACCTGCAACTTTCTGAATCAGAGCAAAGCCTTGCGCTCAAACTCGATCGTTTCCCTGTGGTGGTTGAGGAATCGGCAGTCAAATACAGTCCCGCAGAACTGGCCAACTACCTCTATGATTTGGTGAAGGACTTCAACAGTTTTTACCAGTCTATGCCCGTGTTGAAAGAAGAGGATGTGGCTCTGCGAACCTTTAGACTTGAGCTGACCGAAGCCTGCGGAAAAGTAATCCGCACCGGGCTCAGGATGCTGGGCATCGCAGCACCCGAGCGTATGT